In Novosphingobium sp. MMS21-SN21R, a single genomic region encodes these proteins:
- a CDS encoding amidase: MCLLRSALLAAASLTALPAQGQSVADYLARIAQVDDSGPTLNAVLAVNPDAAKDEAAASKAGGPLAGKALLIKDNIEMAGPLSTTAGSLALKDSVTGRDAPLVARLRKAGAVILGKTNLSEWANIRSSSSSSGWSAVGGQTKNPHALDRTPCGSSSGSGAAIAAGLAWAAIGTETDGSITCPASVSGIVGFKPTVGMVSRTHVVPISHSQDTAGPMTRSVADAALLMNALAGRDPADSATAEADKRKTDFTAGLATASLKGVRLGVMRKQAGSHPALLALFDKALADLKAAGAELVEISFEPAEQMGRDEFAVLLYELREDMGTYLRSLPAKAGPKSLADLIAFNKAHPEELRWFGQDVFEQAEATTDKAAYEAARANSLKLAGADGIDKLLKDNRVSFLIAPTEGPAWPIDLVLGDHFVGVGAGTLAAIAGYPHLTVPMGAVEGLPIGLSFMGAKWDDARTLAAGAAYERARTAAVPVPGFKRWGE; this comes from the coding sequence CCCTGCTTGCCGCAGCAAGCCTGACCGCCCTGCCCGCACAGGGACAATCGGTGGCGGACTACCTCGCGCGGATTGCGCAAGTGGATGACTCCGGGCCGACGCTCAATGCCGTGCTGGCGGTCAACCCGGATGCGGCCAAGGACGAAGCGGCAGCCAGCAAAGCTGGCGGACCGCTTGCGGGCAAGGCACTGCTGATCAAAGACAATATCGAGATGGCAGGGCCGCTGTCGACGACCGCCGGGAGCCTTGCGCTGAAGGACAGCGTGACCGGGCGCGACGCTCCGCTGGTGGCGCGGTTGCGCAAGGCGGGTGCCGTGATTCTGGGCAAGACCAACCTATCGGAATGGGCGAATATCCGCTCATCTTCGTCCTCCAGCGGGTGGAGCGCCGTGGGCGGGCAGACGAAGAATCCCCATGCGCTCGACCGGACACCATGCGGCTCATCGTCCGGCAGCGGTGCGGCCATCGCGGCAGGGCTGGCCTGGGCGGCAATCGGCACCGAGACCGACGGGTCGATCACCTGCCCGGCTTCGGTCAGCGGGATTGTCGGGTTCAAGCCGACCGTCGGCATGGTCAGCCGGACCCATGTCGTGCCGATAAGCCATAGTCAGGACACCGCCGGGCCGATGACCCGCAGCGTGGCCGATGCGGCGCTGTTGATGAACGCGTTGGCGGGGAGAGATCCTGCCGATTCGGCCACGGCAGAGGCGGACAAGCGCAAGACCGATTTCACGGCCGGGCTGGCCACCGCCAGCCTCAAGGGCGTGCGGCTGGGCGTGATGCGCAAGCAGGCAGGCTCTCACCCGGCATTGCTGGCACTGTTCGACAAGGCTTTGGCGGACCTGAAGGCCGCGGGCGCGGAGCTGGTGGAGATCAGCTTCGAACCTGCGGAGCAGATGGGCCGCGATGAATTTGCCGTGCTGCTTTATGAACTGCGCGAGGACATGGGCACCTATCTGCGATCCTTGCCCGCCAAGGCCGGACCCAAATCACTCGCCGATCTGATCGCGTTCAACAAGGCGCACCCCGAAGAATTGCGCTGGTTCGGGCAGGACGTGTTCGAGCAAGCTGAAGCCACGACAGACAAGGCCGCTTACGAGGCAGCCCGCGCCAATTCGCTCAAGCTGGCAGGCGCGGACGGCATCGACAAGCTGCTGAAAGACAATCGCGTATCGTTCCTGATCGCACCGACCGAGGGACCGGCATGGCCAATCGATCTGGTGCTGGGCGATCACTTCGTCGGCGTAGGCGCAGGCACTCTGGCGGCCATTGCGGGCTATCCGCACCTGACCGTGCCGATGGGCGCTGTCGAGGGCCTGCCGATCGGCCTCTCGTTCATGGGCGCAAAGTGGGACGACGCCCGCACGCTGGCCGCAGGCGCGGCCTATGAACGGGCTCGAACGGCT